The following are encoded together in the Salinibacterium sp. UTAS2018 genome:
- a CDS encoding folate-binding protein YgfZ — translation MSNSSFSSRPGAIGNPPEHYGNPFGEQRALVEGRSVVELADRAVLTITGPDRLTWLDSLTTQSLKNLTPGESAETLLLNPNGRVEHAMRLVDDGETLWLLIDGSQREPLQAWLNRMRFTLRVEIADRSDDFVTIGSFGDALQVPAAASREVALVWVDPWSSVVRGGHQYATSETHPGATWSYRETLVAIDADLSAFDAAGSLAVDALRIAAWRPRFSSEVDDRTIPHELDWMRSAVHLNKGCYRGQETVAKVHNLGHPPRRLVMLHLDGSEGALPEVGAEVRLGEKTVGSVTASARHFELGPIALAVIKRSVNAAETLAVASDVGEIAAAQEVIVPTDAGAEANVPRLPRLGGVTRG, via the coding sequence GTGTCGAATAGTTCGTTCTCGTCGCGCCCCGGAGCCATCGGAAACCCGCCCGAGCACTATGGCAACCCGTTTGGCGAGCAGCGTGCGCTGGTAGAAGGCCGTTCCGTCGTCGAACTTGCCGACCGCGCCGTGCTCACCATCACTGGCCCCGATCGTCTTACCTGGCTCGACTCTCTCACCACGCAGTCGCTCAAGAATCTCACTCCCGGCGAGAGCGCTGAAACGCTCCTCCTCAACCCCAATGGCCGCGTCGAGCACGCCATGCGGCTTGTCGATGACGGCGAAACCCTGTGGCTGCTCATCGATGGCTCACAGCGTGAACCGCTTCAGGCCTGGCTCAACCGCATGCGCTTCACGCTTCGCGTAGAGATCGCTGACCGTAGCGACGACTTTGTGACGATCGGCAGCTTTGGCGATGCCCTCCAGGTACCCGCTGCCGCTTCGCGCGAGGTGGCGCTCGTGTGGGTCGATCCGTGGTCCTCCGTCGTGCGTGGTGGCCACCAGTACGCCACTTCAGAAACACACCCGGGTGCTACGTGGAGCTACCGCGAAACACTGGTCGCTATCGATGCCGATCTTTCTGCTTTCGACGCTGCGGGTTCGCTCGCCGTCGATGCCCTTCGCATTGCCGCCTGGCGCCCTCGCTTTAGCTCCGAAGTTGATGACCGCACCATTCCGCACGAATTGGACTGGATGCGCTCCGCCGTGCACCTCAACAAGGGGTGCTACCGCGGGCAAGAGACCGTGGCCAAAGTACACAATCTCGGGCATCCGCCGCGTCGCCTCGTAATGCTTCACCTCGACGGCTCTGAGGGCGCCCTGCCCGAGGTCGGCGCCGAAGTTCGTCTCGGTGAGAAAACTGTGGGATCTGTGACGGCTTCTGCGCGCCACTTCGAACTCGGGCCCATCGCGCTCGCCGTGATCAAACGATCCGTGAATGCCGCCGAAACACTGGCTGTTGCGTCCGACGTCGGCGAGATTGCGGCTGCGCAAGAAGTCATCGTTCCCACCGATGCCGGTGCCGAAGCAAACGTGCCCCGACTGCCACGCCTTGGGGGCGTTACTCGCGGCTAG
- a CDS encoding FABP family protein — MVIELDASGPAELAPLSWLVGLWEGTGIVDYKVGDETRTIEFGQRVSFTHDGLPHLNYNSYTWLLDDEKTPHVTETGYWRLRRAATAGDPGPGLLPALGERPFGSADEVEKLRTPNGGFEIEASIVHPGGINEFYIGEVTGPRIDLATDAVMRTQGAKEYTAATRMYGLVEGHLLWAWDIAALGQDLRTHASGRLARVE; from the coding sequence ATGGTAATTGAGCTCGACGCCTCCGGCCCGGCTGAACTAGCGCCACTTTCGTGGCTCGTTGGCCTCTGGGAAGGCACGGGTATCGTCGACTACAAGGTCGGCGACGAAACGCGCACGATCGAGTTTGGTCAGCGCGTTAGCTTTACCCACGATGGCCTTCCGCACCTCAATTACAACTCCTACACCTGGTTGCTCGACGATGAGAAAACTCCCCACGTAACGGAGACCGGGTATTGGCGCCTTCGTCGCGCCGCGACCGCTGGCGACCCTGGCCCCGGCTTGCTGCCTGCTCTGGGGGAGCGCCCGTTCGGCTCGGCCGACGAGGTCGAAAAACTGCGCACACCGAACGGCGGCTTCGAGATTGAGGCGTCCATCGTGCATCCGGGTGGCATCAACGAGTTTTACATCGGCGAAGTAACCGGTCCCCGTATCGATCTCGCAACCGACGCAGTCATGCGCACGCAGGGTGCCAAGGAGTACACCGCGGCGACCCGCATGTATGGACTCGTCGAGGGCCATTTGCTGTGGGCGTGGGATATCGCGGCGCTAGGCCAAGACTTGCGCACGCACGCGTCCGGGCGGCTCGCTCGTGTCGAATAG
- a CDS encoding response regulator transcription factor: MAHILMLSSAPDADPLPALGLLSHTVEVVVAAPATLVAAPTTDLIIVDATTNLAAAKGLCGVLHSGGIAVPLFAVVTDGGLAAVNHQWHLDDLLVVGAGPAEIDARIRLALARREGESSASKIRASGIVIDEASYSAKARDRSLDLTFKEFELLRFLASHPGHVFTREQLLSEVWGYDYFGGTRTVDVHVRRLRSKLGDLESLIGTVRNVGYCFNIAEEAEKAPKPEAIAEPADAPVDVMPDSIAV, translated from the coding sequence ATGGCACACATCTTGATGCTTAGCTCTGCGCCCGACGCTGATCCATTACCCGCCCTGGGTTTGCTCAGTCACACGGTGGAGGTTGTCGTTGCTGCGCCCGCGACCCTGGTTGCCGCGCCCACCACTGATCTCATCATTGTCGACGCGACCACCAATCTTGCTGCTGCCAAAGGGCTATGCGGCGTGCTCCACTCGGGTGGAATCGCGGTTCCGCTCTTCGCTGTCGTCACCGACGGCGGCCTCGCTGCAGTCAATCACCAATGGCACCTCGACGATCTTCTTGTCGTTGGCGCCGGCCCGGCCGAAATCGATGCCCGCATCCGTTTGGCACTGGCGCGCCGCGAAGGGGAGAGTTCGGCATCGAAGATTCGCGCATCCGGAATTGTGATCGACGAAGCGAGCTACTCGGCGAAGGCTCGAGACCGCTCGCTCGACCTCACGTTCAAAGAGTTCGAGTTGCTGCGCTTCTTGGCCTCGCACCCCGGCCACGTGTTCACACGCGAGCAGCTACTGAGCGAAGTGTGGGGCTACGACTATTTCGGAGGCACCCGCACCGTCGACGTTCACGTTCGACGACTGCGTTCCAAGCTCGGTGACCTCGAATCGCTTATTGGCACGGTTCGCAACGTGGGCTACTGCTTTAACATCGCCGAAGAAGCCGAGAAGGCGCCTAAGCCCGAGGCTATTGCCGAACCAGCGGATGCTCCCGTGGACGTCATGCCCGACAGCATCGCGGTCTAG
- a CDS encoding RNA degradosome polyphosphate kinase, which produces MDNDSAIADPSAATDSLDEYDIEESSSVDDGTLIYDRYLDRELSWLAFNQRVLELAEDESLPLLERANFLAIFASNLDEFFMVRVAGLKRRIDTGLAVPTNTGRAPADVLDELSAAAHALQERHAAEFRNSVKPALDDEGIHIESWSDLGPEDRERVDEIFSSQIFPVLMPLAVDPAHPFPYISGLSLNLSIRVRNPKTQKEEFARLKVPSVLPRFIQLPDDGSDQLRYIPLEDLISNHLDALFPGMEILAHHEFRVTRNEDVNVDEDESENLIKSLEKQILNRRFGPPIRLEITDDMDDVTLGLLVRELKITEHEVYRLPAPLNLSGLFQLTRIDRPALKYLRHVPITSPDLMPTEGNERADIFRAIARKDILLHHPYESFSTSVQAFLEQAAADPDVLAIKQTLYRTSGDSPIVEALIDAAEAGKAVLALVEIKARFDETANISWARKLEKAGVHVVYGLVGLKTHCKLALVVRQEEGKLRHYAHIGTGNYNPKTSRLYEDLGLLTADDQVGKDLTRLFNELSGYAIEKKFKRLLVAPRHLRKGLVKQIANEAKNARAGLPSGIRIKLNSMVDEAIIDALYRANNAGVPIDIVVRGICSLRAGVPGLSENIRVRSVLGRYLEHSRVFSFHNDGDPQVFIGSSDMMHRNLDRRVEALVRIVEPEHVEELDYMFDLAVADTTASWWLDSEGDWVRHSRSEDGEPLNDLQNVLMKRITQRKRGGVRR; this is translated from the coding sequence ATGGACAACGACAGCGCGATAGCCGATCCCAGCGCCGCTACAGATTCTCTCGATGAATATGACATCGAAGAGTCGTCGAGCGTCGACGACGGCACGTTGATTTACGACCGCTACCTCGATCGCGAACTGAGCTGGCTCGCATTCAACCAGCGAGTGCTCGAACTCGCCGAGGACGAGTCGCTGCCGCTGCTGGAACGCGCCAACTTCTTGGCCATTTTTGCGAGCAATCTCGACGAGTTCTTTATGGTGCGCGTCGCTGGCCTCAAGCGCCGCATCGACACCGGACTTGCCGTGCCGACCAATACCGGTCGTGCTCCCGCCGACGTTCTCGACGAGCTGAGCGCCGCCGCTCACGCGCTGCAAGAGCGTCACGCGGCCGAGTTCCGCAACAGTGTCAAGCCCGCGCTCGATGACGAAGGCATCCACATCGAGTCGTGGTCTGACCTCGGCCCCGAAGACCGTGAGCGCGTCGACGAAATCTTCTCGAGCCAGATCTTTCCCGTGCTCATGCCCCTGGCCGTTGACCCCGCGCATCCATTCCCGTACATCTCCGGGCTCTCGTTGAACCTGTCGATTCGCGTGCGCAACCCCAAGACGCAAAAAGAAGAATTTGCGCGTCTCAAGGTGCCGAGCGTATTGCCGCGGTTCATTCAATTGCCGGATGACGGCAGTGACCAGCTGCGCTACATCCCCCTCGAAGATCTGATCTCCAACCACCTTGACGCCCTGTTTCCGGGGATGGAGATTCTGGCGCACCACGAATTCCGCGTCACTCGCAACGAAGATGTCAACGTCGATGAAGATGAGTCAGAGAACCTGATCAAGTCGCTCGAGAAGCAGATTCTTAATCGCCGCTTCGGGCCGCCGATCCGTCTTGAAATCACCGACGACATGGATGACGTGACGCTCGGCCTGCTCGTGCGCGAGCTCAAGATCACCGAGCACGAGGTGTATCGCTTGCCCGCCCCGCTGAACCTCAGCGGGCTGTTCCAGCTCACGCGCATCGACCGCCCGGCGCTCAAGTACCTGCGGCACGTGCCGATTACGAGCCCCGACCTCATGCCCACCGAGGGCAATGAGCGGGCCGACATCTTCCGGGCCATCGCTCGCAAAGACATCCTGCTGCACCACCCGTACGAATCGTTTTCCACGAGCGTGCAGGCGTTCTTGGAGCAAGCCGCCGCTGACCCGGATGTGCTCGCCATCAAGCAGACCCTGTACCGCACGAGCGGTGACAGCCCCATAGTCGAGGCTCTGATCGACGCAGCTGAGGCCGGCAAGGCCGTACTCGCCCTCGTAGAGATCAAAGCGCGTTTCGACGAGACCGCCAATATCTCGTGGGCTCGCAAGCTCGAGAAAGCAGGCGTGCACGTTGTCTACGGCCTCGTCGGGCTCAAGACGCACTGCAAACTCGCGCTCGTCGTTCGTCAAGAAGAGGGCAAGCTGCGCCACTACGCCCACATCGGCACCGGAAATTACAACCCCAAAACCAGTCGTTTGTACGAAGACCTCGGGCTGCTGACCGCCGACGACCAGGTCGGAAAAGACCTCACTCGACTCTTCAACGAACTTTCTGGCTACGCCATCGAAAAAAAGTTCAAGCGACTTCTCGTGGCTCCGCGCCATCTGCGCAAGGGCCTCGTGAAGCAGATCGCGAACGAGGCTAAGAACGCCCGCGCTGGCCTGCCCTCCGGCATCCGCATCAAGCTGAATTCCATGGTGGATGAGGCGATCATCGATGCTCTCTACCGCGCCAACAATGCGGGAGTTCCGATCGATATCGTCGTGCGCGGCATTTGCTCGCTGCGCGCCGGAGTTCCGGGCCTCAGCGAGAACATTCGGGTGCGTTCCGTGCTCGGTCGCTACCTTGAACATTCACGCGTTTTTTCGTTCCACAACGACGGAGACCCGCAGGTTTTCATCGGCAGCTCTGACATGATGCACCGCAACCTCGACCGCCGCGTCGAGGCCCTCGTGCGCATCGTAGAGCCGGAGCACGTCGAAGAGCTCGACTACATGTTCGACCTCGCCGTCGCCGATACCACCGCCTCGTGGTGGCTCGATTCTGAGGGCGATTGGGTGCGCCATAGTCGTTCCGAAGATGGCGAACCGCTCAATGACCTACAGAATGTCCTTATGAAGAGAATCACGCAGCGCAAACGAGGCGGAGTTCGCCGATGA
- a CDS encoding NUDIX domain-containing protein, producing the protein MTAAATPVLAAGIVCWRVVDDKPRVLLVHRTVHKDVSLPKGKLDPGELLPETAVREIHEETGLSVELGVPLGKVHYTLGNGRDKYVHYWAAEVNDHILELAKFTPNDEISSLEWLPLAKARKKVSYEHDIDVLDRFAAVYEAGNARTFAMIAVRHGKAVPGETWDGPDATRPLMHRGTDQAATIAGSIAAFAPDRILSSTAARCLATITPLAQRTELEIKATDDLSQDAYRSNGAAVTALVAKRLKKQKSTVLCSHGPVLPQIVGALAEASHTTPDADLRAAALLSTGDFSVLHFARDTKKLRLVAVETHHS; encoded by the coding sequence ATGACCGCAGCGGCAACACCGGTGCTCGCCGCAGGCATCGTCTGCTGGCGAGTTGTCGACGACAAACCCCGGGTGCTGCTGGTGCATCGCACTGTTCACAAAGACGTCTCGCTGCCGAAGGGCAAGCTCGATCCGGGGGAACTGCTGCCCGAGACTGCCGTGCGCGAGATTCACGAAGAGACCGGTTTGAGCGTTGAGCTCGGCGTTCCGCTCGGCAAAGTGCACTACACGCTCGGCAACGGCCGCGACAAGTACGTGCACTATTGGGCCGCCGAAGTGAACGACCACATTTTGGAGCTGGCGAAGTTCACTCCCAACGACGAAATATCGTCGCTTGAGTGGCTGCCGCTCGCGAAGGCGCGCAAGAAGGTCAGCTACGAGCACGACATCGACGTTCTCGATCGTTTTGCTGCCGTCTACGAGGCCGGCAACGCACGCACTTTCGCGATGATTGCCGTGCGTCACGGTAAAGCCGTTCCCGGCGAGACCTGGGACGGGCCAGATGCCACGCGCCCGCTCATGCACCGCGGAACAGACCAAGCAGCCACCATCGCTGGCAGCATCGCCGCGTTCGCCCCCGATCGCATCCTGAGCAGCACCGCTGCTCGCTGCCTCGCGACGATTACGCCGTTAGCCCAGCGCACGGAACTAGAGATCAAGGCCACCGACGACCTCAGCCAAGACGCGTACCGCAGCAACGGTGCCGCCGTGACTGCTCTTGTCGCTAAGCGACTCAAGAAGCAGAAATCGACGGTGCTGTGCAGTCACGGCCCGGTACTCCCCCAAATTGTGGGCGCTCTCGCTGAGGCTTCGCACACGACACCGGATGCCGACCTGCGAGCCGCCGCGCTGTTGAGTACCGGAGATTTTTCGGTACTGCACTTCGCGCGCGATACGAAGAAATTGCGCCTTGTAGCGGTAGAAACGCACCATTCCTGA